The following proteins come from a genomic window of Misgurnus anguillicaudatus unplaced genomic scaffold, ASM2758022v2 HiC_scaffold_28, whole genome shotgun sequence:
- the LOC141362542 gene encoding CLOCK-interacting pacemaker-like: protein MGNKRKTSSEIDKYSDASSGYFSALDQTDYEDVGPTTAAPQSMQTASQIPFIPGSHSSVSPMIIMNNLVLKQPNSAAPALKPWSLKPSLDVVPQSQLLFLQPVTSQNSDNQKNSWTCAPMQNTLPKIAPYHSNGTNAYLGPNAASKKSNHSERHQRHRHDDRLFHRLKQDETFKNYDEHHSDVSWGEFSHSATDVDVEDSRSGFSDSEEPHTTSTPLFLCSDSVLSSYPQKCSKATFNQTDDEENISEALSPSTSKRKRFCNTYNILNRSGLLGITLRTKELMRQNKRSQAQLRSLQAQTDLFLEAMGTGDPKVWTKLQLTFQNLGGREETALDFVRDVDSDIKVSGCMM, encoded by the exons ATGGGAAACAAACGCAAAACATCTAGTGAGATCGATAAATATTCAG ATGCCAGCTCAGGATATTTTAGCGCTTTGGACCAGACAGATTATGAAGATGTGGGTCCAACCACTGCTGCACCACAGAGCATGCAGACAGCTTCACAGATCCCTTTCATTCCTGGTTCGCATTCAAGCGTCTCTCCCATGATCATAATGAACAACCTTGTACTAAAGCAG CCTAATTCGGCGGCCCCCGCATTAAAACCATGGAGCTTAAAGCCTTCATTGGATGTGGTTCCTCAGTCCCAGCTACTTTTCCTCCAGCCGGTCACCTCCCAAAACTCGGACAATCAGAAAAATTCCTGGACGTGTGCTCCCATGCAAAACACCTTACCAAAAATTGCCCCATACCATTCAAATGGGACTAATGCTTACCTTGGTCCCAATGCCGCCAGTAAAAAGTCAAACCATAGTGAAAGGCATCAGCGTCATCGTCATGACGACAGACTTTTTCACAGGTTGAAGCAGGATGAGACATTTAAGAATTATGACGAACACCACAGTGATGTTTCCTGGGGAGAATTCAGTCACTCTGCCACAGACGTTGATGTGGAAGACTCCAGGTCCGGTTTTTCTGACTCTGAGGAGCCCCATACCACATCTACACCCTTGTTCCTTTGCTCTGACTCAGTCCTCAGTTCATACCCTCAAAAGTGTTCCAAAGCAACTTTTAACCAGACTGATGATGAGGAAAATATCTCGGAGGCGCTCTCTCCAAGTACCAGCAAACGCAAACGCTTCTGCAACACATACAATATTCTGAATAGGTCAGGTTTGCTGGGCATTACATTGCGTACCAAGGAGCTTATGCGACAAAACAAACGATCCCAGGCCCAGCTTCGGAGTCTTCAGGCTCAGACTGACCTATTCTTGGAGGCCATGGGTACTGGAGACCCAAAGGTCTGGACCAAATTGCAGCTTACCTTCCAAAATCTTGGAGGCCGTGAGGAAACTGCACTGGACTTTGTAAGGGATGTAGATTCTGATATTAAAGTGTCTGGTTGCATGATGTAG
- the LOC141362600 gene encoding palmitoyltransferase ZDHHC22-like, translating to MLFRMVKLRLLNMIAPAYFFTATVVTFVLHFFLFMPTIFRTPDVMFNPTMLVHAVVLLYLMANALGNYTMTIWFPSESANETVVPVCSPDCPDRIDAHYLLNGCHFCKVCKKVILKRDHHCFFTGNCIGNRNMRYFIMFSIYTSSCCLYSLVIGVAYLTVEYSISFENPLTFLTLLPLSTGYFFLGLISGLQLFLVLMLYIWLGIGLVSAGFCCQQLLLVARGQTWCQLQKGQLEESHGSWMANLSDVFGSRWALGLFLPVRTVETIPGNWQVYHDHKHE from the exons ATGCTGTTCAGGATGGTTAAACTCCGACTACTCAACATGATCGCACCTGCATACTTCTTCACTGCCACTGTGGTCACGTTTGTCCTCCACTTCTTCCTTTTCATGCCCACTATTTTCCGGACCCCAGATGTGATGTTTAATCCCACCATGCTGGTCCACGCTGTGGTCCTTCTGTACCTCATGGCAAATGCTCTGGGTAACTACACAATGACTATATGGTTCCCATCTGAGAGTGCCAATGAGACAGTTGTCCCGGTGTGTTCACCTGACTGCCCAGACAGAATTGATGCACACTACCTTCTGAATGGATGCCACTTTTGTAAAGTGTGTAAGAAGGTCATTCTGAAACGGGACCACCATTGCTTTTTCACAGGAAATTGCATTGGAAATAGGAACATGCGCTACTTTATTATGTTCAGCATCTACACGTCCAGTTGCTGCTTGTACTCTTTGGTAATTGGGGTGGCCTATCTAACAGTGGAGTACTCCATTTCCTTTGAGAATCCACTGACGTTCCTCACACTTCTGCCGCTCTCCACAGGTTACTTCTTTCTTG GTCTGATATCTGGTCTCCAGTTGTTTCTGGTTTTAATGCTGTACATTTGGCTGGGTATTGGGCTAGTGAGTGCGGGCTTCTGCTGTCAACAGCTTCTGCTAGTAGCCCGAGGGCAGACCTGGTGTCAGCTCCAAAAAGGGCAATTGGAAGAGAGTCACGGCAGCTGGATGGCCAACCTAAGTGACGTTTTCGGTTCCCGCTGGGCTCTGGGCCTTTTTCTGCCTGTACGGACTGTTGAGACCATACCTGGCAATTGGCAGGTTTACCATGACCATAAACATGAATGA